TTTAAATTATTCATGGCGCAAATTTATAAAATTTATATGAACGAAACCGTGCTAATTTTAGCCGATTTTGTTCCTTCCAAAACCGAAAACACGCAAACAATTAGTATTCAAGACATTGAACTTCAAAAACTTTTCAAACAATCTGAAATTGATAAAGTTCCAAAGACATATCTCTACGTCAATAGGGATTTCGAAACCGTATTTCAAAACCTAAAAAGCAAGTTAAAAATCATTAAAGCTGCTGGTGGACTGGTTAAAAACGGTGATGGTGATTACCTTTTTATCTACCGCTTGGGTAAATGGGACCTCCCGAAGGGCAAAGTTGAAGACAATGAAAAGATGAAAGAAGCCGCTGTACGTGAAGTAGAAGAAGAATGTGGTATTAAAATCAACTATTTAGGTAAAAAGATCATCACATCCTATCATACATACTATCTACGTAATGGAGAATTTGTATTAAAGGCAACCAATTGGTATGAAATGGGCGTTAATAAAGTTCCGAAATTAATACCACAAACAGCTGAAGACATTACAAAGGCAGAATGGCGCCCTGTAGATCAATTTGATGAAGTCCGGGCCAATACCTATCCGATTATAGAAAATATCATTAAAAAAGTGAAATAGGCCGTCTTTTGAGGTTCATTTGACAGTAATCCATGAGATCATTCTTACTTTTATACTATGGAAAATATAACAGGAAAAAGGGCCTTAGTGACAGGTGGAGCAAAAGGGCTTGGGAAAGCCATTGCTGTTGCATTGGCTAAAGAAGGCGTACACGTTGCGATCACAGGAAGAAACCAAACAGCATTGAAGCAGACTGCTGATGAGCTTAAAACGTTAGGCACACAAGTTACCTATGCTGTATTTGATGTGTCAGATAACGTGGCTGTACAGCAGGGAATTAATAATCTCAATGAAACCTTTGGCAACTTTGATATTCTTATCAACAATGCGGGCATATCTTCCTTCTCCTCTGTAATGGATATGGAGGTGCAAGACTGGACTGCGATTATAAATGTTAATCTATTGGGAACCTATTTTGTTACAAAAGCTGTCCTGCCACAACTAATTGAAAAAAATCAGGGTGATATTGTCATGGTCTCTTCTACAGCTGGATTGAATGGGGCAGCTACGACTTCAGCATATAGTGCTTCAAAATTTGGTGTTATTGGATTTGCAGATTCATTGATGCGTGAAGTACGTAAAAATAACATTCGGGTCTGTACCCTAATGCCAAGTACCATTGCATCGGATATGTCCAAAGATCTCGGTCTGACAGACGGTGACCCCGAAAAAGTATTACAACCAGAAGATTTCGCGGAACTAATTATCGCGCATTTAAAATTGCCTAGAAGAGCGATGTTAAAATCAGCCTCTTTATGGTCTACAAATCCATAAAAACCACTATTGCGAGCCTTCGGCGTTGTTAAAGGCTCGCAATAGAATTATTTGTGATCTATCACCACCGTCCTTAGACAGGAGCTCACTACATCCGTCTAATATAAACAAGAAATTATGAGTAAACTATTTTCATCGATAAACATCGGTTCCTTAAACCTGAAAAATCGCTTAGTTGTTTCCCCTATGTGCCAATATTCTGCTGAAGATGGTTTTGCAAACAACTGGCATCTTGTCCACCTTGGTCAATTTGCCATTGGAGGCGCAGCAGCAGTCATACAGGAAGCAACAGCCATCGCACCCGAAGGTAGAATCAGCTATGGAGACCTTGGAATATGGGATGACCAGCATATTGACAAACTAAAAGAGATAACAGCTTTTATCAAAGCAAATGATGCCGTCCCCGGTATTCAGCTCGCGCATGCCGGCCGCAAAGCCAGTAGCAACAAGCCCTGGCTTGGTCGTGGTCAATTTGCACCTTCAGAAGCCCTAGGATGGCAGACTGTCGCGCCATCTGCACTGGCTTTCCATTCTGGAGATTACGTCCCCAAAGAGCTTAAAATAAATGAGATTGAAGAAATCATCGAAAAGTTTGGACAAGCTGCCAAAAGAGCCATCCAAGCTGGTTACGAAATCATCGAACTCCACGCAGCACATGGTTACCTCATCCACCAGTTTCTCTCCCCTTTGTGCAACCTACGAACAGACCGGTTTGGTGGTACATTTGAAAATAGAATACGCTTCCTGCTGGAGATCATCAAACGGGTAAAACAGGAAATATCGACGCAAAGTTTATGGGTACGTATTTCTGCGACAGATTGGGCCCCAGATGGCTGGGATCTGGATCAATCCATAGCCTTATCACAGCTCTTGACCGAGCAGGGAATTGATATCATTGATGTATCGAGCGGTGGAGCAGTTTCCCATCAAAAAATTGATGTTGGCCCTGCCTATCAACTTCCATTCGCCCTCGCGATCAAAGAAAAAACTGGAAGTAAAACGGCTACTGTCGGAATTATTAAAACAGCAACTCAGGCCGCCGATATTATTGAGAAAGATCAGGCGGATTTAATTATGATCGCTCGGAGTTTTTTAAATGATCCACATCTCCCATTACACTTTGCAAAAGAATTATCCGTAGACATCCCCTGGCCAAAACAATACGAAAGAGCAAAATGAAATTAAGCTTAAACAAAATACATCATATTGCGATCATATGTAGCAATTATCAGCAGTCGAAAAAATTCTATACCGAAATCCTCGGCCTTGAAATCTGGCAGGAACATTATCGGCAAGAGCGGGATTCATACAAATTGGATTTAAAACTCAACGAAACCTACATCATTGAACTATTTTCCTTTCCCTCCCCCCCTAATAGACCTAGTTTTCCTGAAGCTGCTGGTTTAAGACATTTAGCTTTTGAAGTCGATAATCTGGATACGGAAATACATAAATTAGAACAGGCAGGTATCGCACATGAAGGGATAAGGATCGACGAACTAACACAAAAAAGATTCACTTTCTTTGCCGACCCCGATCAGCTTCCGATAGAACTTTACGAACGTTAAAACAAAAAAAGCGTTGATTTTCATCAACGCTTTTTTATTATGTCGTAAATCGGAATATTACAGTTTACGTTTTACTTCTACTTGTTCGTAAGCCTCTACGATATCACCTACCTGGATGTCGTTGAAACGGTCAATGTTCAAACCACACTCGTAACCTTGTGCAACCTCTTTGACGTCGTCTTTAAAACGTTTCAGGGAAGCCAATCTACCGGTATGGATAACCACACCTTCTCTGATTATGCGGATATCATTATTTCTATTGATTTTACCTTCTCTAACCATACATCCCGCAATGGTACCCACTTTAGAGATTTTAAATGTTTCTCTGATTTCAACCTCAGCAACAATTTTCTCTTCAAATTTCGGAGCCAACATACCTTCCATCGCAGATTTAATCTCTTCGATAGCATCATAGATGATAGAGTATAGACGAACGTCGATTTGCTCATTCTCAGCCAATTTACGTGCATTTTGTGTTGGACGTACTTGGAAACCAATGATGATCGCGTCAGAAGCAGATGCCAATAATACATCTGATTCAGAGATCGCACCTACTGATTTATGGATAATATTTACTTGGATCTCATCTGTTGACAATTTCAACAATGAATCTGATAATGCTTCAATAGAACCATCCACATCACCTTTTACGATAATATTAAGTTCCTTAAAGTTACCGATAGCCAAACGACGACCGATCTCATCCAAGGTAATATGTTTCGTTGCACGCATGCCTTGTTCACGTTGTAACTGAAGGCGTTTGTTTGCTACAGTTCTAGCCTCAGATTCGCTTTCAAGAACATAAAGCTTATCCCCAGCTGTAGGTGCTCCAGCCATACCTAAAATCTGTACAGGTACAGAAGGTCCCGCTTCTTTAACACGTTCACCTCTTTCATTGGTTAGTGCTTTCACCTTACCAGAATGCGAACCTGCCAAAATTGGATCTCCGACACGAAGCGTACCTCCTTGAATCAATACTGTAGTTACAATACCACGGCCTTTGTCCAACGCTGCCTCGATCACCGAACCAACAGCACGTTTTTTCGGATCAGCTTTCAAATCCAACATTTCAGCTTCCAAAAGAACTTTTTCTAAAAGAAGATCAACATTTTCCCCAGTTTTCGCAGAAATCTCTTGCGCTTGGAACTTACCGCCCCAATCCTCAACTAAGATATTCATCGCAGAAAGCTGCTCACGGATACGATCAGGATTTGCACCAGGTTTATCCACCTTCGTAAATGCAAATACGATTGGTACACCTGCTGCTTGTGCGTGATTGATGGCCTCTTTCGTTTGTGGCATGACTGCGTCATCCGCCGCAACAACGATAATAACGATATCTGTTACTTTGGCACCACGTGCACGCATCGCCGTAAAGGCTTCGTGACCCGGTGTATCCAAAAATGTAATTTTACGATCATCATCCAATTTCACCGCGTATGCACCAATATGCTGTGTGATACCACCCGCCTCACCAGAAGTAACGTTTGCTTTACGGATATAATCTAACAAAGATGTTTTACCGTGGTCAACGTGTCCCATTACTGTTACGATTGGAGCTCTAGGCACCAAATTCGCTTCAGTATCTGCTTCCTCTAGTTCCGCAGTTTCCTCATCTTCAGGTTTAATAAATTCAACTTGATAGCCAAACTCATCTGCTACGATAGTCAAAGTTTCCGCATCTAGACGTTGGTTGATAGACACAAACATACCTAAACTCATACAAGTCGCGATAATCTGTGTTACTTGAACGTCCATCAAATTTGCAAGCTCATTTGCTGTAACAAATTCTGTGACACGCAATACCTTCGCCATCAATTCTTGCTCCATTGCAGCTTCTTCCGCATGTTGAGCGACATCATCACGTTTCTGACGTCTCAACTTCGCACGTTGTGCAAACTTACCGGATTTACCCGCTCCACTTAAACGAGCAAGTGTTGCTTTGATTTGATCTTGGATTTCCTTTTCAGAAGGTTCCTCTTTATTCTCAACAGGTCTTCCTTTTCCTCTATTGTCAAAACGACCATGTTGCGGTCTTGCTCCACCTTGTCCTGGTCTACCTTGGTGCTGGTTGTTTCCACCTTGCCCTGGTCTGCCTGGATGCTGGTTGTTTTGTCCCGGACGATTGTTCGGAGTGTTGTTGTTTCCTTGATTGCCACCTCTGTTCCCTTGTTGGTCACGGTTGTGGTTATTATTTCCATCGCGAGGACCACGGTTCTGGTTGTTATGACCCTGACCTTGTCCCACATTCGGATTTACTGGACCATTTGGATTCGTGCGCTTACGCTTACGTTTCTCATTATTATTTCCAGCATTTGAAGATGATGCCACAGGTTTGTGCGAAGGTCTAGCAGAAGGCAATTCAATCTTACCAATTACTTTAGGACCAGTCAATCTTTCTGCACGAGCAGAAATAATATCATCTCCTTCTTTTTTCACAGGCTCCACTTTTGGAGTTACTGGTACAGCAGCTTTAGGTGCTGTTTCGTCTTTTTTCTTTTCTTCTACCTTCACAGGTTCGGTTTTTGTCTCTACAACCGGAGTTGCTTTTACTTCAGTTTTATCTACTTCAGGTTTGGGAGCTTCTACCCGAGGTGCCACGACTTCGGTTTTTTGCGTTATAACCTTTGGTTCTTCTTTTTTCGCCTCGATGACCGGAGCTTTAACTTCGGCTTCTTTCTGCTCTACTACTTTCTCTACGACCTTAGTCTCTACAGGTGTGTCATGCGTAATTTTAGGTTCCTCCTTGGAAGGCTCCTCTTTTTTAGGCTTGTTACCACCTCTATTCAGGGCATCAAGATCAATTTTGCCAACCACTTTCATACCACCTTGATGAACAGGTTCCTCAGGCTTGGCAGGAGTGACTTCTTTGACAGATGGGATTTCTACAGTATTCTTAACCAAGATTTCTTTTGGTTCCTCATGTTCTTCAAAATCCTCATTTCTAGACGATTCTTTAGGAGAAGTGGACGGCGACTCCTCACGACGAATTTTGCCAATAACAATTTGTTTAGCTTCATCTTTCAGTGATTTGTCTCCCTGAAACTCTTTTAACAGCACACCATACATCTCTCCGCTCAATTTAGTGTTAGGCTTTGCTTCTACATCATATCCTTTTTTCACTAAACATTCCACGGCAGTATGTATCCCGATGTTGAGTTCCTTTGCTGCTTTAAGCAAGTTTGTTCCTTTTCCTTCAGTCATCTATAATATAAACTATTTTAATATAATTACAAAAATATGTTTTTTTCCATCCATAAACAATTTATTCCGAATGTTAGATAGAAAAAAATTAACAAGCTGAATTTTATTCAAATTCAGCCTGCAATATACGTAGGATATCACGAATGGTATCTTCTTCCAAATCGGTACGTCTAACGAGCTCTTCCTCACTGAGTGATAAAACAGATTTTGCAGAATCCAAACCTACACGCTTCAATTCATCAATAACCCAGCTTTCAATTTCATCGCTGAATTCTTCGATATCCACATCCTCATCAAATTCATCATTCTCACGATAAACATCAATCTCATAACCAGTCAATTTACCAGCCAATTTAATATTATGTCCACCACGACCAATTGCTAACGAAACCTGATCCGATTTTAAGTATACAGCAGCGGTTTTATTTTCCTCATCAATCTTAATTGAACTGATTCGAGCAGGGCTCAAAGCACGGGCAATATATAAGGAATGGTTTGTAGTGAAATTGATAACATCAATATTCTCATTACGCAATTCACGAACGATACCGTGGATACGTGATCCTTTCATACCCACACACGCTCCAACTGGATCGATACGGTCATCATAAGACTCCACTGCCACTTTAGCACGCTCTCCTGGTTCACGGACAATTTTCTTGATCGTAATCAAACCATCAAAGATCTCAGGAACCTCAAGTTCAAACAAACGTTGTAAAAACGCCGGTGCAGTACGTGAGATAATGATTTTCGGATTGTTGTTCATCATATCTACTTTATGAACCACTGCGCGAATACCATCGCCTTTTTTGAAATAATCAGCAGGGATTTGTTCCGATTTAGGCAAAATCAATTCATTACCATCTTCATCCAATACCAAGATCTCTTTCTTCCAGATCTGATAAACCTCACCAATAACCAGCTCTCCTTCTCTATCTTTATATTTCTTAAAGACTTCGTCTTTCTCAAGTTCTAATACCTTAGAAACAAGCGTTTGACGAGCAGCTAAAATAGCACGACGTCCAAAGCTTTCCAAAGTGATCTGTTCGATAAAATCATCACCTACTTCAAGGTCCTCATCATGTTTTCGTGCTTCCGCCAACTCGATTTCAAGATCATCATCCTCAGAAAATTCATCTTCAACAACGACTCGCGTTCTCCAAATCTCCAAATCCCCGTTATCTGGATTCACGATAACATCCACATTTTCATCCGTACCGAAACGACGACGGATCATACTACGAAAAACCTCTTCCAATACTGTAATGACCGTAGGTCTATCGATATTCTTAAACTCCTTAAACTCCTGAAAAGAGTCTATCAGATTGATGTTGCTGTTACTCATTATTTTTAAAATGAAATTACCACTTTTGTTGCTTTTATTTGATCAAAAGGAAGTTCTTTTTCCACCTCTTGCGCTTTTTTACTTTTTTCTTTTACTTTTTGAAGAATGCTAATCTTTGTCTCATCCACCGTCAATAAGGTCCCTTCGATTTTTGTATTATCATCCAACTTGACCTGTACAGTACGGCCTATATTTTTTTGATATTGCCGATTATTAACAAAATTTGAATCGATACCTGGAGACGAAACCTCCAAACGATAAGCATTATCAACGACATTTTCCTCCTCCAAATGAAAACCGACATGGCGGCTCACTTGCGCACAATCATCAATATTAACACCGTTATCCCCGTCTAAGAGGATCTCCAAAATCTTATTTGGACGCATCTTTACACTAACAATAAACAAATCCTCGCGATCTGCTATTTTTTCCTCTATGAGTTCAATGACTCTTTTTTCTACATCTTGCATTGTTCTACTGCCTAGAATGCTAAATTAATTGTATTAAAAAAAGGGGGCAATACGAGCCCCCTTCCTTTCAGATATGCAAATATAGTATTTTATAAAATAAAAAACAAATACCCAAACAGCAACGGGAGTATTTTTTCTGTTATTTTGAATTATCAACAACTGCATTAATTGTTTTTTGCATCTGTGCCATCATACTGGTTAATGTTTCCATTGTTGGCTCAGGAGTCGGCTCTGGCAGTTGAGTACTAATAAAAGCTTTTGCCCGCCAAACCTCTAAAATATCGGGGGTCTCAACCCAGTATGGTTCGTAGGTTTTATTATCAGAAACAAGCTTTAAACCTTTATCCTCTTTAAATTTAAATGCAATACGCTTATAGACAACTCCCTCCTCCCGGGATACAACAACATAGGTATGTCCCGGCTTTATATCGTGCCAATTTTCGACATACTCCGCCACAATAATGGACCCTGAGGGTAAAGGTAACATCGAATCGCCCTTAATCTCAAAAGCTCGAAAAGTCCCCTGTCCAAACATGGGTAGTGAAAACTTAGGAAGCTCAGCCACATACTCCGGATCACCATAACCATTTAAGTAACCCGCACTTGCTTTAACCGGCACTAACTCGATGTTTTCACGATCATTGCCATCAACAGTCACACTTAATACTCTGAGATTTGACGCATTGCTTTTAGGTACAGGCTTCCACTTTTCATCAATCACATCATTCGCCAATTCATCCATGGTTAACCCATAAAACTCGGCAATTTTTTTTAGTAATTCATATTTAGGCTCCGCTCTATCTTCCTCATAAGCACCTACAGAAGCGCGTTTAATCTCCATGATATCAGCAAATTGCTGCTGCGTAATTTTCTTTCCTTTTCGAAGGAATTTCAAGTTGGACGAAATATTTGACATATTATTTTTTCAAAAAAATATTTTGCAAAAACTAAATTTATTAGTAATATTGTGCCAATAAAATTAGTAAATAAAATTTAAACATCCAAATAATTTAGCATTATGAGCAATTTTATTGTATATATATTAACAGACAACAACAGAAGATACTTTGAAATCGACTTCACATCCAATATGTTTAGCACAGTAATGGAGCTTCAACAAACCAATAGCTTTATTCTTCAACAGGGTCCCCATTTAAATAGAATCATCTATTCTGAAGCTTTTTCAAAATTAGCATGCGCAAAAAGAAGAATGAACGAATTGCAAAATTTCACACGCATGCAGATAGAACGAGTTATTCGCAAGAATAATCCTAATTGGAATAACCTCTACCCGCAACAGCACCAAGCCTACCCAAAGAGAAACACCAATTACGCGGCCTAGCTATAAATAATAGGACAAAAAAAGCCACCCAATTCTCATTAGACAGCTTGCTATTTATTATTTTGTTATAGATCCAAAAGAGGATAAACGCTTTATTAATTTAGGTTGATGAGGTATTCTCTAACGCTCCTGTGTTTTCACCGGCACCACCTTCATTATTATTGCGTTCAGAAGTTCCACCCTCTGTAGACTCTTCTTCAGGCCCAATAAACCCCTCGTCCGTCTGCTCTTCAACATTTGTTGAATCACTTTGTTCTGGCTCCGGATCGCTATAACGCGGTGTCTCACATTTATAGGATTTCGTGATTTCGACCGTAGATTCAGGGAATTTACCCTGTGTATAGCCCAGTTGCTTGTCCTTATAAACAGATTCTAAAAATACACCAAATATAGGCAAGGCTGTACGTGAACCTTCGCCAGTATGCGAATTCTTAAAGTGTATACTTCTTTCATCACACCCAACCCAGATTCCAGTGACTAAATCCTTAGTCACCCCCATATACCAACCATCAACATATTCTGAGGAAGTTCCAGTTTTCCCACCAATTTCATTTTCTTTATCAAAAAGATCCCATTCCCACAAGCCCTGCGATGTACCTCTTGGCTCTTCCATCCCACCTCTCAACATATAGGTCATCAACCAAGCATCCTGCTTATCGACCACCTGTTTGCGTTCCGCCTGAAAAGTGGCAATCACATTTCCATCATGGTCTTCAATTTTAGAAACCAGTATCGGTGTTACCCGCTCACCATGGTTCATCATCGTAGAATAACCGTTAACCATCTCAAATACCGACACATCATTAGGTCCCAATCCAACAGACGCTACTGGATTTAGCTTACTTGTAATACCACAGCGCTGAGCAGCATCCACTACCTTTGCAGGTGTCACCATGTCCGTCAACTGAACAGTAACCGAATTGATGGATCTAGCCATAGCATGGCGCAAAGACATCTCCCGATAGGAAAAATTCCAATCTGCATTTTTAGGTTCCCATACTTCAACAGAATCCCCCTTATCAATCTTTATTGTAACAGGTTTATCCGTAATC
The window above is part of the Sphingobacterium sp. ML3W genome. Proteins encoded here:
- a CDS encoding NUDIX domain-containing protein, whose translation is MNETVLILADFVPSKTENTQTISIQDIELQKLFKQSEIDKVPKTYLYVNRDFETVFQNLKSKLKIIKAAGGLVKNGDGDYLFIYRLGKWDLPKGKVEDNEKMKEAAVREVEEECGIKINYLGKKIITSYHTYYLRNGEFVLKATNWYEMGVNKVPKLIPQTAEDITKAEWRPVDQFDEVRANTYPIIENIIKKVK
- a CDS encoding 3-ketoacyl-ACP reductase, whose translation is MENITGKRALVTGGAKGLGKAIAVALAKEGVHVAITGRNQTALKQTADELKTLGTQVTYAVFDVSDNVAVQQGINNLNETFGNFDILINNAGISSFSSVMDMEVQDWTAIINVNLLGTYFVTKAVLPQLIEKNQGDIVMVSSTAGLNGAATTSAYSASKFGVIGFADSLMREVRKNNIRVCTLMPSTIASDMSKDLGLTDGDPEKVLQPEDFAELIIAHLKLPRRAMLKSASLWSTNP
- a CDS encoding NADH:flavin oxidoreductase/NADH oxidase, producing MSKLFSSINIGSLNLKNRLVVSPMCQYSAEDGFANNWHLVHLGQFAIGGAAAVIQEATAIAPEGRISYGDLGIWDDQHIDKLKEITAFIKANDAVPGIQLAHAGRKASSNKPWLGRGQFAPSEALGWQTVAPSALAFHSGDYVPKELKINEIEEIIEKFGQAAKRAIQAGYEIIELHAAHGYLIHQFLSPLCNLRTDRFGGTFENRIRFLLEIIKRVKQEISTQSLWVRISATDWAPDGWDLDQSIALSQLLTEQGIDIIDVSSGGAVSHQKIDVGPAYQLPFALAIKEKTGSKTATVGIIKTATQAADIIEKDQADLIMIARSFLNDPHLPLHFAKELSVDIPWPKQYERAK
- a CDS encoding VOC family protein, translated to MKLSLNKIHHIAIICSNYQQSKKFYTEILGLEIWQEHYRQERDSYKLDLKLNETYIIELFSFPSPPNRPSFPEAAGLRHLAFEVDNLDTEIHKLEQAGIAHEGIRIDELTQKRFTFFADPDQLPIELYER
- the infB gene encoding translation initiation factor IF-2, yielding MTEGKGTNLLKAAKELNIGIHTAVECLVKKGYDVEAKPNTKLSGEMYGVLLKEFQGDKSLKDEAKQIVIGKIRREESPSTSPKESSRNEDFEEHEEPKEILVKNTVEIPSVKEVTPAKPEEPVHQGGMKVVGKIDLDALNRGGNKPKKEEPSKEEPKITHDTPVETKVVEKVVEQKEAEVKAPVIEAKKEEPKVITQKTEVVAPRVEAPKPEVDKTEVKATPVVETKTEPVKVEEKKKDETAPKAAVPVTPKVEPVKKEGDDIISARAERLTGPKVIGKIELPSARPSHKPVASSSNAGNNNEKRKRKRTNPNGPVNPNVGQGQGHNNQNRGPRDGNNNHNRDQQGNRGGNQGNNNTPNNRPGQNNQHPGRPGQGGNNQHQGRPGQGGARPQHGRFDNRGKGRPVENKEEPSEKEIQDQIKATLARLSGAGKSGKFAQRAKLRRQKRDDVAQHAEEAAMEQELMAKVLRVTEFVTANELANLMDVQVTQIIATCMSLGMFVSINQRLDAETLTIVADEFGYQVEFIKPEDEETAELEEADTEANLVPRAPIVTVMGHVDHGKTSLLDYIRKANVTSGEAGGITQHIGAYAVKLDDDRKITFLDTPGHEAFTAMRARGAKVTDIVIIVVAADDAVMPQTKEAINHAQAAGVPIVFAFTKVDKPGANPDRIREQLSAMNILVEDWGGKFQAQEISAKTGENVDLLLEKVLLEAEMLDLKADPKKRAVGSVIEAALDKGRGIVTTVLIQGGTLRVGDPILAGSHSGKVKALTNERGERVKEAGPSVPVQILGMAGAPTAGDKLYVLESESEARTVANKRLQLQREQGMRATKHITLDEIGRRLAIGNFKELNIIVKGDVDGSIEALSDSLLKLSTDEIQVNIIHKSVGAISESDVLLASASDAIIIGFQVRPTQNARKLAENEQIDVRLYSIIYDAIEEIKSAMEGMLAPKFEEKIVAEVEIRETFKISKVGTIAGCMVREGKINRNNDIRIIREGVVIHTGRLASLKRFKDDVKEVAQGYECGLNIDRFNDIQVGDIVEAYEQVEVKRKL
- the nusA gene encoding transcription termination factor NusA, with product MSNSNINLIDSFQEFKEFKNIDRPTVITVLEEVFRSMIRRRFGTDENVDVIVNPDNGDLEIWRTRVVVEDEFSEDDDLEIELAEARKHDEDLEVGDDFIEQITLESFGRRAILAARQTLVSKVLELEKDEVFKKYKDREGELVIGEVYQIWKKEILVLDEDGNELILPKSEQIPADYFKKGDGIRAVVHKVDMMNNNPKIIISRTAPAFLQRLFELEVPEIFDGLITIKKIVREPGERAKVAVESYDDRIDPVGACVGMKGSRIHGIVRELRNENIDVINFTTNHSLYIARALSPARISSIKIDEENKTAAVYLKSDQVSLAIGRGGHNIKLAGKLTGYEIDVYRENDEFDEDVDIEEFSDEIESWVIDELKRVGLDSAKSVLSLSEEELVRRTDLEEDTIRDILRILQAEFE
- the rimP gene encoding ribosome assembly cofactor RimP, with amino-acid sequence MQDVEKRVIELIEEKIADREDLFIVSVKMRPNKILEILLDGDNGVNIDDCAQVSRHVGFHLEEENVVDNAYRLEVSSPGIDSNFVNNRQYQKNIGRTVQVKLDDNTKIEGTLLTVDETKISILQKVKEKSKKAQEVEKELPFDQIKATKVVISF
- a CDS encoding LexA family transcriptional regulator, with the translated sequence MSNISSNLKFLRKGKKITQQQFADIMEIKRASVGAYEEDRAEPKYELLKKIAEFYGLTMDELANDVIDEKWKPVPKSNASNLRVLSVTVDGNDRENIELVPVKASAGYLNGYGDPEYVAELPKFSLPMFGQGTFRAFEIKGDSMLPLPSGSIIVAEYVENWHDIKPGHTYVVVSREEGVVYKRIAFKFKEDKGLKLVSDNKTYEPYWVETPDILEVWRAKAFISTQLPEPTPEPTMETLTSMMAQMQKTINAVVDNSK